Below is a genomic region from Tepidiforma bonchosmolovskayae.
GGCGTGTTCGTCGGCGTCGGGGTCTCCGTCGGGGTTGCCGTGGCTGTCGGCGGGGCCGACGTCCCCCCGGCGCCCCGTCCGCTGCCCGGGAACCAGAGCGGCCCGTCCGAAAGCGGCGTCCCGGGCGGGATCTTGAAGTCGAGATACTGCTCCGGGTTCACCGGCGTGTCCTGCCACCTGATCTCGAAGTGCAGGTGCTCCCCGGTCGAAAACCCCGAGCTCCCGGAAATCCCCAGCACCACGTCGTTGTTCACCGCCTCGCCCGGCTTCACCAGCACCTGGCTCAGGTGGGCATACAGCGTCGACCACCCGTCGCCGCAGTCGACGACCACGTGGTACCCGTACGCAGAGGAGTAGTCGGTCGCCGCAACCGTGCCCGTGCACGCGCTGTACACCGGCGACCGGCTCAGCCCATCGAGCGCGAGGTCGATCCCGCCGTGGATGCGCCCCGGTCCCCGGTTCGTCGCCCCGTACCGGTCGGTGACCCTGCTCCACGCCCGCAGCGGCAGCTGGAACCGGCTTGCGGCTGCCTGCGCCACCTCCGTCCCCGGCAGCGTGTTCGAGGCCGGCGCCGCCACCGCGCCCTCGTCCGTGTGGGCCGCCGGCGCCGGCGTCGGCGATGGCCCGTGCGGTCCGCCCCGCGCCTCGCCCGGCAGGGCGATGACCCCCGCGGCTGCCGGCCCGGTCCCATCGGTGTCCGCCTCGCTCCCCTGCGGCTGGCGCGCAGTAACCACCGCTGCCACGCTTGCCGCCAGCGTGCCTGCCAGCATCACCCGCGCGGCGTGCGACACCCGCATCGGCAGCCGTACGCGAACGTTCATCCCTCTCAAACATCGGCCGTCTGCCTGCCCGCCCACACCCCCGCCCGCCTTGACTCCCCCTCCATCCCGTACACTGGCGTCATGCCCGCCGACCTGCGCGAACGGTTCGAAACCGAGCGCCGCCGCACCGCCTTCCTCTCCTTCCTCGCCGGCGCCGGCATCGGCATCATCGTCTTCGATACGTGGGTCTCCCACTGGCTCGGCATCCCCGGCGGCCTCGCCGTCGGTGCGCTCGCGTACGGCGTCACCTACGGCTACGACACCCTCATGTGGCGGCACCGCCATGGCCGATGAGCTCTCCCACCTCGACGAACGCGGCGCCGCCCGCATGGTCGACGTCTCCGGCAAGCCCGAAACCGCCCGCGAAGCCACCGCCGAGGCGCTCGTCGTCATGCAGCCGGCCACCCTCCGCCTCATCCTCGACGGTGCGGTCCCGAAGGGTGACGTCATCGCAACCGCCCGCATCGCCGGCATCATGGCCGCCAAGCGCACCCCCGACCTCATCCCCCTCTGCCATCCGCTGCCCATCACCGGCGTCACCGTCGATATCGAGCCCGCCGACGACCGCACCCTCCGCATCTGGGCGACCGTCCGCACCACCGGCCGCACCGGCGTCGAAATGGAGGCCCTCACGGCCGCCAGCGTCGCCGCCCTTACCGTCTACGACATGTGCAAGGCCGCCGAAAAAGGCATCCGCATCGAAGGTGTCCGCCTCCTCGAGAAGCTCGGGGGCAAGAGCGGCCGCTGGACGGCAGAGCCCCCGCCTCAGCCGCCGTCCCGGTAGAGCCCCCGCTCCTCGATGAACGCCGCCACCGCGTCCGGCACCAGGTACCGGATCGGCCTCCCCATCCGCACCCGCTCCCGGATGAGCGTCGAGCTCACCTCCAGCCGCGGCATCTCCACCCGTTCGAAGCCCGCCGGCGCCGGCGCCCCCGCCTTCTCCGCCACCACGACCCGCGCCATCTGCCGGATCCGCTCCGGCGCCCGCCAGTTCGGCAGGTCGGCCGCGGCGTCGCTCCCCAGCACCAGCACCAGCTCCCGCCACCCCTCCGCGTGCAGCTCCTCGAGCGTCTCGACCGTATAGCTCGGCCCGGGGCGGAGCGTCTCCCGCGCGTCCACCGCGAAGGCCGGGTTCCCGGCGACCGCCAGCCTCGTCATCTCCAGCCGGAGCGCCGCCGGGGTCACCCTTCGCCCTGCCCCGCCGCCCGCCCGGGCGTTCTCCGGCGTCGGCGTCCCCGTCTTCCGGTACGGGTCCCCCGCCGGGATAAACAGCACCCGGCTGCAGCCGAACTGCCAGCGCGCGCACTCCGCCAGCACCAGGTGCCCGAGGTGGGGCGGGTCGAACGTGCCGCCGACAATCAGGAGCGGTCCTCCGGCCACGCCGGCAGTCTCCCCCGGGGGCGCCCCGGCGGCAACCGTTAGCACTCATTGACAGGGAGTGCTAATATACGGCTCGCAGACCACACACCCCTCCGAAGAGGTACCCATGGCAAAGCAGCTGCTCTTCGACGAAGAAGCACGTCACTCCCTGAAGCGCGGCATCGACGCCCTCGC
It encodes:
- a CDS encoding M23 family metallopeptidase gives rise to the protein MNVRVRLPMRVSHAARVMLAGTLAASVAAVVTARQPQGSEADTDGTGPAAAGVIALPGEARGGPHGPSPTPAPAAHTDEGAVAAPASNTLPGTEVAQAAASRFQLPLRAWSRVTDRYGATNRGPGRIHGGIDLALDGLSRSPVYSACTGTVAATDYSSAYGYHVVVDCGDGWSTLYAHLSQVLVKPGEAVNNDVVLGISGSSGFSTGEHLHFEIRWQDTPVNPEQYLDFKIPPGTPLSDGPLWFPGSGRGAGGTSAPPTATATPTETPTPTNTPTVTPTPTITPTPTWTPTPTPTPRPPTRTPTPLPRAY
- the moaC gene encoding cyclic pyranopterin monophosphate synthase MoaC — protein: MADELSHLDERGAARMVDVSGKPETAREATAEALVVMQPATLRLILDGAVPKGDVIATARIAGIMAAKRTPDLIPLCHPLPITGVTVDIEPADDRTLRIWATVRTTGRTGVEMEALTAASVAALTVYDMCKAAEKGIRIEGVRLLEKLGGKSGRWTAEPPPQPPSR
- the nadD gene encoding nicotinate-nucleotide adenylyltransferase produces the protein MAGGPLLIVGGTFDPPHLGHLVLAECARWQFGCSRVLFIPAGDPYRKTGTPTPENARAGGGAGRRVTPAALRLEMTRLAVAGNPAFAVDARETLRPGPSYTVETLEELHAEGWRELVLVLGSDAAADLPNWRAPERIRQMARVVVAEKAGAPAPAGFERVEMPRLEVSSTLIRERVRMGRPIRYLVPDAVAAFIEERGLYRDGG